In the Thauera sedimentorum genome, one interval contains:
- a CDS encoding AAA family ATPase, with protein MFHIKQLELVHWDYWRRFSLPLDAQIITIVGPNGSGKTTLLDALRTLFALRCSGKRDFRRYVRRADRSFAWIRAVVANQPGSTGRRPFFPCLHDEVTLACRIRRAGGEWTRDYTIVDGDVAIEELERTEDWVGLRDYQSRLAWGGLTPAIAKVLALEQGDTDKLCEYSPKALLELVFDVFGDKEVLDNYEAAREEQKSAERELDDLGLDLDRLRAQAEARRLEADNYLQWKQLADEVQALDAEIVPRLEAAELARDASAERQQLAAEKSERAARHAERRHAQQRLEEVHGEKTTAEAERARLKDDSHGIEAAYLAARDRVRDLEKLLAERDALRAQLATEHGADAVELEREHEAAEAALARLRAQERELVAKFEERSDSLRAAKSRSGPPGEPDVTRFRALLDEQGIAHRGLAEVVEVTDVAWQAALEAVLRPYRHVILLERESDRHAAWALGERERFRHFVVPERETAPPPRPQSLAEVVNFSAPVPRWLTDLLNRIRRVDSVDAARDLPRDIEWITRDAYHRERRGARHLGRPADFHFGELARQARIAQLEDDIRALDRQLATLRPQVQDAADQLTTLRGRLLGLQSAQLLAAKAETYAAAETELPQARAALATADEQRSQMQARQEQISGKLAGIGIELERRERELKFIDHRLLELDQTTAPRRHAQAQRLKRLRSLRRGMPAHWRDPADIALLAEKYGDARGARLQAERLRRHLDEGDWITDPAVLTLSERLKADVAKREQDYRERQGYCATTRRLTEEARNAYIAKLRATVRQYGKNLKALGELAGVGVDCPAPALGADDLSLAQAGLEVRFDFDRKGAVGLNDGEASGGQQVMKSLILLIALLMDDARPGGFVFIDEPFAHLDVANIDRVGTFLRATRAQYLITTPVTHNANVFAPAQLTLVTRKKKPGDDWAPTIGVLARAV; from the coding sequence ATGTTCCACATCAAGCAACTCGAACTCGTCCACTGGGACTACTGGCGCCGCTTCTCGCTGCCGCTGGACGCGCAGATCATCACCATCGTCGGCCCCAACGGCTCGGGCAAGACCACCCTGCTCGACGCGCTGCGCACGCTCTTCGCGCTGCGCTGCTCGGGCAAGCGCGACTTCCGCCGCTACGTGCGCCGCGCCGACCGCAGCTTTGCGTGGATTCGCGCGGTGGTCGCCAACCAGCCCGGCAGCACCGGGCGGCGCCCCTTCTTCCCCTGCCTGCACGACGAAGTCACCCTGGCCTGCCGCATCCGCCGCGCCGGCGGCGAATGGACACGCGACTACACCATCGTCGATGGCGACGTGGCCATCGAGGAACTGGAACGCACCGAAGACTGGGTCGGCCTGCGCGATTACCAGAGCCGGCTCGCCTGGGGTGGGCTGACCCCGGCCATCGCCAAGGTGCTGGCCCTGGAGCAGGGCGACACCGACAAGCTCTGCGAATACTCCCCCAAGGCCCTGCTGGAACTGGTTTTCGACGTGTTCGGAGACAAGGAGGTGCTGGACAACTACGAGGCCGCGCGCGAAGAGCAGAAGAGCGCCGAGCGCGAACTCGACGACCTCGGCCTGGATCTGGACCGCCTGCGCGCCCAGGCCGAAGCGCGCCGCCTGGAAGCCGACAACTACCTGCAGTGGAAGCAGCTTGCCGACGAGGTGCAGGCGCTGGACGCCGAGATCGTACCGCGCCTGGAAGCCGCCGAACTGGCCCGCGACGCCAGCGCCGAACGCCAGCAACTGGCCGCCGAAAAGAGCGAGCGCGCCGCCCGTCACGCCGAACGCCGCCACGCCCAGCAGCGCCTGGAAGAAGTGCACGGCGAGAAGACCACGGCCGAAGCCGAACGCGCCCGCCTCAAGGACGACAGCCACGGCATCGAGGCCGCCTACCTCGCCGCGCGCGACCGCGTGCGCGACCTGGAGAAACTGCTCGCCGAACGCGACGCCCTGCGCGCCCAGCTCGCCACCGAACACGGCGCCGATGCGGTGGAACTGGAACGCGAGCACGAAGCGGCGGAAGCCGCCCTCGCCCGCCTGCGCGCGCAGGAGCGCGAGCTGGTGGCGAAGTTCGAGGAGCGTTCCGACAGCCTGCGCGCCGCCAAGAGCCGCAGCGGCCCGCCGGGCGAGCCGGACGTCACCCGTTTCCGCGCACTCCTCGACGAGCAGGGCATCGCCCACCGCGGGCTGGCCGAAGTGGTCGAAGTCACCGACGTCGCCTGGCAGGCCGCGCTGGAAGCGGTGCTGCGCCCCTACCGCCACGTCATCCTGCTGGAACGCGAATCCGACCGTCACGCCGCCTGGGCGCTGGGCGAGCGCGAACGCTTCCGCCACTTCGTCGTGCCGGAACGCGAAACCGCCCCGCCGCCGCGCCCGCAGAGCCTGGCCGAGGTGGTGAACTTCTCCGCCCCGGTGCCGCGCTGGCTCACCGACCTGCTCAACCGCATCCGCCGCGTGGATAGCGTCGACGCCGCCCGCGACCTGCCGCGCGACATCGAATGGATCACCCGCGACGCCTACCACCGCGAACGCCGCGGCGCCCGCCACCTGGGCCGCCCGGCAGACTTCCACTTCGGCGAACTCGCCCGCCAGGCGCGCATCGCCCAGCTGGAAGACGACATCCGCGCGCTCGACCGTCAGCTCGCCACGCTGCGCCCGCAGGTGCAGGACGCCGCCGACCAGCTCACCACCTTGCGCGGCCGCCTGCTCGGCCTGCAGTCCGCCCAGCTGCTCGCCGCCAAGGCGGAAACCTACGCCGCGGCAGAAACCGAACTGCCACAGGCGCGCGCCGCGCTCGCCACCGCCGACGAACAGCGCAGCCAGATGCAGGCCCGCCAGGAACAGATCTCCGGCAAGCTCGCCGGCATCGGCATCGAGCTCGAACGCCGCGAGCGCGAACTGAAGTTCATCGACCACCGCCTGCTCGAACTCGACCAGACCACCGCCCCGCGCCGCCACGCCCAGGCCCAACGCCTCAAGCGCCTGCGCAGCCTGCGCCGCGGCATGCCCGCGCACTGGCGCGACCCGGCCGACATCGCCCTGCTCGCAGAAAAATACGGCGACGCCCGCGGCGCCCGCCTGCAGGCCGAACGCCTGCGCCGCCACCTGGACGAAGGCGACTGGATCACCGACCCCGCCGTGCTCACGCTCTCCGAACGCCTCAAGGCCGACGTCGCCAAGCGCGAGCAGGACTACCGCGAACGCCAGGGCTACTGCGCCACCACCCGCCGGCTCACCGAGGAGGCGCGCAACGCCTATATTGCCAAGCTGCGCGCCACCGTGCGCCAGTACGGCAAGAACCTGAAAGCCCTGGGAGAGCTGGCCGGCGTGGGCGTGGACTGCCCGGCGCCCGCACTGGGCGCGGACGACCTCTCGCTCGCCCAGGCCGGCCTGGAAGTGCGCTTCGACTTCGACCGCAAGGGCGCGGTGGGCCTCAACGACGGCGAAGCCTCCGGCGGCCAGCAGGTGATGAAATCACTGATCCTGCTCATCGCCCTGCTGATGGACGACGCCCGCCCCGGCGGCTTCGTCTTCATCGACGAGCCCTTCGCCCACCTGGATGTGGCCAACATCGACCGCGTCGGCACCTTCCTGCGCGCCACCCGCGCGCAATACCTGATCACCACCCCGGTCACCCACAACGCCAACGTCTTCGCCCCCGCCCAGCTCACCCTGGTCACGCGCAAGAAGAAGCCCGGCGACGACTGGGCACCAACCATCGGCGTGCTGGCCCGCGCCGTGTAG
- the prfB gene encoding peptide chain release factor 2 (programmed frameshift): protein MEAERLNAIAEKLADLAARGRELRRYLDYDAKASKLEEVNRALEDPAVWNNAERAQELGKEKRTLEDVVLTLQHIDQQSTDLKDLYDLAEAEDDEDTLVAVETDLGELEASVHKLEFRRMFSNPMDPNACFIEIQAGAGGTEAQDWAGMLLRMYLRYCERKGFATELLEESEGEVAGIKGATIKVNGDYAYGFLRTETGIHRLVRKSPFDSNARRHTSFTSVFVYPEVDESIEVEINPADLRIDTYRASGAGGQHINKTDSAVRITHEPSGIVVQCQNDRSQHKNKAEAMSMLKARLYEAELRKRQSEQQKLEDSKSDIGWGHQIRSYVLDQSRIKDLRTNYEVGNTQGVLDGDLDDFIAASLKQGV, encoded by the exons ATGGAAGCCGAACGCCTCAACGCCATCGCCGAAAAACTGGCCGACCTCGCCGCGCGCGGCCGCGAACTGCGGAGGTATCTT GACTACGATGCCAAGGCATCGAAGCTCGAAGAGGTAAACCGCGCGCTGGAAGACCCGGCGGTGTGGAACAACGCCGAACGCGCGCAGGAACTCGGCAAGGAGAAGCGCACGCTGGAAGACGTGGTGCTGACCCTGCAGCACATCGACCAGCAGTCCACCGACCTGAAGGATCTCTACGACCTGGCCGAGGCCGAGGACGACGAGGACACCCTGGTGGCGGTCGAGACCGACCTGGGCGAGCTGGAAGCGAGCGTGCACAAGCTCGAATTCCGCCGCATGTTCTCCAACCCGATGGACCCCAACGCCTGCTTCATCGAGATCCAGGCCGGCGCGGGCGGCACCGAAGCGCAGGACTGGGCAGGCATGCTGCTGCGCATGTATTTGCGCTATTGCGAACGCAAGGGCTTCGCCACAGAACTGCTGGAAGAGTCCGAAGGCGAGGTGGCCGGCATCAAGGGCGCCACCATCAAGGTCAATGGCGACTACGCCTACGGCTTCCTGCGCACGGAAACCGGCATCCACCGCCTGGTGCGCAAGAGCCCGTTCGACTCCAACGCCCGCCGCCACACCAGCTTCACCTCGGTGTTCGTATATCCGGAGGTCGACGAGTCGATCGAAGTGGAGATCAACCCGGCGGACCTGCGCATCGACACTTACCGCGCCTCCGGCGCCGGCGGCCAGCACATCAACAAGACCGACTCCGCGGTGCGCATCACCCACGAGCCCAGCGGCATCGTCGTGCAGTGCCAGAACGACCGCTCGCAGCACAAGAACAAGGCCGAGGCCATGTCCATGCTGAAGGCGCGTCTGTACGAGGCCGAACTGCGCAAGCGCCAGTCCGAGCAGCAGAAGCTGGAAGACAGCAAGAGCGACATCGGCTGGGGCCACCAGATCCGCAGCTACGTGCTCGACCAGTCGCGCATCAAGGACCTGCGCACCAACTACGAAGTCGGCAACACCCAGGGCGTGCTCGACGGCGACCTGGACGACTTCATCGCTGCGAGTCTGAAGCAGGGCGTTTGA
- a CDS encoding SAM-dependent methyltransferase, which produces MDIPRIFNITESAHRIHNPFTPDKLATLGAALRLEPGARVLDLGSGSGEMLCTWARDHGIIGTGIDMSRLFTEQAKQRAEELGVARQVQFIHGDAAGYVSDEKADVVACVGATWIGGSVAGTIELLARSLRAGGVILIGEPYWRQLPPTEDIAKGCLANSISDFLILPELIASFGKLGYDVVEMVLANQDGWDRYEAAKWLTMRRWLEANPDDELGEEVRTKLSSEPERHAAYTREYLGWGVFALMPR; this is translated from the coding sequence ATGGACATCCCGCGGATATTCAACATCACGGAAAGTGCGCACCGCATCCATAACCCATTCACACCCGACAAACTCGCTACTCTCGGCGCGGCATTGCGTCTGGAGCCAGGGGCACGTGTTCTTGACCTTGGCAGCGGTTCGGGGGAGATGTTGTGCACCTGGGCACGCGACCACGGAATTATCGGCACCGGCATCGACATGAGCAGGTTGTTTACCGAACAGGCGAAACAGCGTGCGGAAGAACTCGGTGTTGCCCGTCAAGTCCAGTTCATTCATGGCGATGCGGCAGGTTACGTCTCTGATGAGAAGGCCGACGTAGTAGCTTGTGTCGGTGCTACATGGATTGGCGGAAGCGTTGCCGGCACCATCGAGCTTCTGGCGCGCAGCCTGCGCGCCGGCGGAGTCATCCTGATCGGTGAGCCCTATTGGCGGCAATTGCCGCCAACGGAAGACATTGCCAAGGGATGTCTTGCCAACTCGATCTCCGACTTCCTCATTCTTCCAGAACTTATCGCGTCTTTCGGCAAGCTCGGCTACGACGTTGTTGAAATGGTTCTGGCCAATCAAGATGGCTGGGACAGGTACGAGGCCGCCAAATGGCTCACCATGCGTCGATGGCTTGAAGCCAATCCCGACGACGAGTTAGGGGAAGAGGTTCGAACCAAACTGAGCTCGGAGCCTGAGCGCCATGCCGCTTACACGCGCGAGTACCTGGGCTGGGGTGTGTTCGCGCTCATGCCGCGATGA
- a CDS encoding LysE family translocator, which produces MITPEFLLTSLIVVLIPGTGVIYTVSTGLTQGRRASVLAAAGCTAGILPHLLATVLGLAAVLHTSALAFQALKYAGAAYLFYLAVATWRDRSAFSVDDGVSRVSAAGLVARAFLLNILNPKLTIFFLAFLPQFVDPASARPVGDLLVLSLVFMAMTFLVFVVYGFLAHAFRRFVIESARVQNALRYGFAAAFAALGARLAASER; this is translated from the coding sequence ATGATCACCCCCGAGTTCCTCCTCACCTCGCTGATCGTCGTCCTGATCCCGGGAACGGGTGTCATCTACACGGTTTCCACCGGCCTCACCCAGGGCCGGCGCGCCAGTGTTCTGGCGGCGGCGGGCTGCACTGCGGGGATTCTTCCCCACCTGCTGGCGACGGTGCTCGGGCTGGCTGCCGTGCTGCACACCAGTGCGCTGGCCTTTCAGGCGCTCAAATACGCCGGGGCGGCTTACCTGTTCTATCTGGCGGTCGCCACCTGGCGGGACCGCTCCGCGTTCTCGGTGGATGACGGCGTTTCCAGGGTTTCCGCGGCCGGTCTGGTGGCGCGGGCCTTCCTGCTGAACATCCTCAATCCCAAGCTGACGATCTTCTTCCTGGCCTTCCTGCCGCAGTTCGTCGATCCGGCCTCCGCGCGGCCGGTGGGCGATCTGCTGGTGCTGAGCCTGGTGTTCATGGCGATGACCTTCCTGGTGTTCGTGGTCTACGGTTTCCTTGCGCACGCGTTCCGTCGGTTCGTGATCGAATCCGCCAGGGTGCAGAACGCGCTTCGCTACGGCTTTGCAGCGGCGTTCGCGGCGCTTGGGGCGCGACTGGCGGCGAGCGAGCGGTAA
- a CDS encoding bifunctional alpha/beta hydrolase/class I SAM-dependent methyltransferase, with amino-acid sequence MTDRPHQSYAFTTHDGEQLFYRHWPAVERRRGCVVMFHRGHEHSLRMAHLVDELDLRAFDLFAWDARGHGHSPGARGDSPSFGTSVRDVQTFIEHIEQQWGIAPQDMAVLAQSVGAVLISTWAHDYAPHVRCLVLASPAFKVKLYVPFARSGLALMRRLRGNFFVNSYVKAKFLTHDPARQDSYDKDPLIARAISVNILLALYEAGERVVADAQAITIPTQLLISGADWVVHQGPQHAFFERLGAPDKEKHVLPGFFHDTLGERDRRIAVDKVRGFILRQFDKPYEQVDLRAAHLAGASHEEARALAAPLPAWSPRALYWACYRLGLKLGGLLSAGVRLGHRTGFDSGSTLDYVYRNTPTGRGPLGRLIDRSYLDAVGWRGIRQRKLHVEELLQHALERLHREGRPLRLVDVAAGHGRYVLDGLARAELRPQSVVLRDFSDLNVRDGAALIAQRGLEGVARFEKGDAFDCDSLASLSPKPTLGIVSGLYELFADNELVGRSLAGLAAGLEEGGYLIYTGQPWHPQLEMIARALTSHRGGAAWVMRRRTQAEMDQLVAAAGFEKLTQRIDEWGIFTVLLARRRPA; translated from the coding sequence ATGACCGATCGCCCTCATCAGTCGTACGCCTTCACCACCCACGATGGCGAGCAGTTGTTCTACCGGCACTGGCCCGCAGTCGAGCGGCGCCGGGGGTGCGTGGTGATGTTCCATCGGGGCCACGAGCACTCCCTGCGCATGGCCCATCTGGTGGACGAGCTCGATCTGCGCGCCTTCGATCTCTTCGCCTGGGATGCGCGCGGGCACGGTCACTCGCCTGGAGCACGCGGCGACTCGCCAAGTTTCGGTACCTCGGTGCGCGACGTGCAGACCTTCATCGAGCACATCGAGCAACAGTGGGGAATCGCTCCGCAGGACATGGCGGTGCTGGCACAGAGCGTCGGCGCCGTACTGATCTCCACCTGGGCGCATGACTACGCCCCTCACGTGCGTTGCCTGGTGCTGGCTTCGCCTGCCTTCAAGGTCAAGCTCTACGTGCCCTTTGCGCGCAGCGGCCTGGCATTGATGCGCCGCTTGCGCGGCAATTTCTTCGTCAACAGCTACGTCAAGGCCAAGTTCCTCACCCACGATCCAGCGCGCCAGGATTCATATGACAAGGATCCGCTGATCGCCCGCGCGATATCGGTGAACATCCTGCTCGCCCTCTATGAAGCGGGGGAGCGTGTGGTGGCCGATGCGCAGGCCATCACAATACCTACGCAACTGTTGATCTCGGGTGCGGATTGGGTGGTGCATCAAGGCCCGCAGCACGCCTTCTTCGAGCGTCTCGGTGCTCCCGACAAGGAGAAGCACGTGCTGCCCGGCTTCTTTCACGACACTCTCGGCGAGCGCGACCGCCGGATTGCGGTGGACAAGGTCCGCGGGTTCATCCTGCGCCAGTTCGACAAGCCCTACGAGCAGGTCGACCTGCGCGCAGCCCACCTCGCCGGAGCGAGCCACGAGGAGGCCCGCGCGCTGGCAGCCCCGCTGCCGGCGTGGTCGCCGCGCGCGTTGTACTGGGCGTGTTACCGGCTCGGCCTCAAGCTCGGTGGCTTGCTGTCAGCGGGAGTGCGGCTGGGGCATCGTACCGGCTTCGATTCGGGCAGTACGCTGGATTACGTGTATCGAAACACGCCTACCGGCCGCGGGCCGCTGGGGCGCCTGATCGATCGCAGTTATCTCGACGCGGTCGGCTGGCGCGGCATCCGCCAGCGCAAGTTGCACGTGGAGGAACTCCTGCAGCACGCTCTCGAGCGCCTTCACCGCGAAGGCAGACCACTGCGGCTTGTGGACGTGGCTGCCGGTCACGGCCGCTATGTGCTCGACGGTCTCGCCCGCGCGGAGCTTCGTCCGCAGAGCGTCGTGCTACGCGATTTCAGCGACCTCAACGTGCGCGACGGTGCGGCTCTGATCGCTCAGCGCGGCCTTGAAGGGGTGGCCCGTTTCGAGAAGGGCGACGCCTTCGATTGCGACAGCCTCGCGTCCCTGTCTCCGAAGCCCACGCTGGGCATCGTCTCTGGGCTCTATGAATTGTTCGCGGACAATGAGCTCGTAGGCCGTTCGCTGGCAGGTCTCGCTGCGGGCCTGGAGGAGGGGGGATACCTGATTTACACTGGACAGCCCTGGCATCCGCAACTGGAGATGATCGCCCGCGCGCTGACCAGCCACCGTGGCGGGGCAGCGTGGGTCATGCGCCGCCGGACGCAGGCCGAGATGGATCAGTTGGTCGCCGCCGCCGGTTTCGAGAAGTTGACGCAGCGCATCGACGAGTGGGGGATCTTCACCGTCTTGCTGGCCCGGCGGCGGCCTGCATGA
- the recJ gene encoding single-stranded-DNA-specific exonuclease RecJ has product MTVQPHIHTRPVPQRAFATLTQAGIHPLLARLYAARGASAPSDLDYSLGALLPPAALRGTREAAELLADAIEAGARMVIVADYDCDGATACAVGVRALRAFGADVHYLVPDRVTMGYGLTPAMVELAARTEPDLLITVDNGIASVEGVAAARAHGMATLITDHHLPGDVLPEADVIVNPNQPGCDFPSKSLAGVGVMFYVMLALRAELRERGAFAGQAEPNLASLLDLVALGTVADVVQLDHNNRILVSQGLQRMRAGRLQPGVRALFAAAGRDPARAASTDLGFLIGPRLNAAGRLSDMSLGIECLITDDAGRALNIAQELDRLNRERRAIEADMQEGALARLEGFDAAESASISLYQPDWHQGVIGIVAGRIKERLHRPTIAFAPGTDGEIKGSGRSIPGLHLRDALDLVSKREPELILRFGGHAMAAGLAIREADYERFSQVFEEVVAGLVSPADLTRRMDTDGALESGWMSLEGARLIEQDIWGQGFPAPLFDDVFRVENQRLLKERHLKLQLTKGSTRYDAIRFNHADGAPPDLRAAFRLGINEYNGVSSVQLMLEHFEAV; this is encoded by the coding sequence ATGACCGTACAGCCTCACATCCACACCCGCCCGGTACCGCAGCGCGCCTTCGCCACCCTCACCCAGGCCGGCATCCACCCGCTGCTCGCCCGCCTGTACGCCGCGCGCGGCGCCAGCGCGCCGTCCGACCTCGACTATTCGCTGGGCGCCCTGCTGCCGCCGGCCGCGCTCCGCGGCACCCGCGAAGCGGCCGAACTGCTGGCGGATGCCATCGAGGCCGGCGCGCGCATGGTCATCGTCGCCGACTACGACTGCGACGGCGCCACCGCCTGCGCAGTCGGCGTGCGGGCGCTGCGCGCCTTCGGCGCCGACGTGCATTACCTGGTGCCGGATCGCGTGACCATGGGCTACGGCCTCACCCCGGCGATGGTGGAACTGGCCGCGCGCACGGAGCCGGACCTGCTGATCACCGTGGACAACGGCATCGCCAGCGTCGAAGGCGTCGCCGCCGCGCGCGCCCACGGCATGGCCACGCTGATCACCGACCACCACCTGCCGGGCGATGTGCTGCCCGAGGCCGACGTGATCGTGAACCCCAACCAGCCCGGCTGCGACTTCCCCAGCAAGTCACTCGCCGGGGTCGGCGTGATGTTCTACGTCATGCTGGCGCTGCGCGCCGAGCTGCGCGAGCGCGGCGCCTTCGCCGGCCAGGCCGAGCCCAACCTCGCCAGCCTGCTCGATCTGGTGGCGCTCGGCACCGTGGCCGACGTGGTCCAACTCGACCACAACAACCGCATCCTGGTCTCGCAAGGCCTGCAGCGCATGCGCGCCGGGCGCCTGCAGCCGGGCGTGCGCGCGCTGTTCGCCGCCGCCGGGCGCGACCCGGCGCGCGCCGCCAGCACCGACCTCGGTTTCCTGATCGGCCCGCGGCTGAATGCCGCCGGGCGCCTGTCGGACATGAGCCTGGGCATCGAATGCCTGATCACCGACGACGCCGGCCGCGCGCTCAACATCGCCCAGGAGCTCGACCGCCTCAACCGCGAGCGCCGCGCCATCGAGGCCGACATGCAGGAAGGCGCGCTCGCCCGCCTGGAAGGCTTCGACGCCGCCGAGTCGGCCAGCATCAGCCTCTACCAGCCGGACTGGCACCAGGGCGTGATCGGCATCGTCGCCGGGCGCATCAAGGAACGCCTGCACCGCCCCACCATCGCCTTCGCCCCCGGCACCGACGGCGAGATCAAGGGCTCCGGGCGCTCGATTCCCGGCCTGCACCTGCGCGACGCGCTGGACCTGGTGAGCAAGCGCGAACCCGAGCTGATCCTGCGCTTCGGCGGCCACGCCATGGCCGCCGGGCTGGCGATCCGCGAGGCGGACTACGAGCGCTTCAGCCAGGTGTTCGAGGAAGTGGTCGCCGGCCTGGTCAGCCCGGCCGACCTCACCCGCCGCATGGACACCGACGGCGCGCTCGAATCCGGCTGGATGAGCCTGGAAGGCGCACGCCTGATCGAGCAGGACATCTGGGGCCAGGGCTTCCCCGCACCGCTCTTCGACGACGTCTTCCGCGTCGAGAACCAGCGCCTGCTCAAGGAGCGCCACCTCAAGCTGCAGCTCACCAAGGGCAGCACGCGCTATGACGCGATCCGCTTCAACCACGCCGACGGCGCCCCGCCCGACCTGCGCGCCGCCTTCCGCCTGGGCATCAACGAGTACAACGGGGTCTCCAGCGTGCAGCTGATGCTGGAGCACTTCGAGGCGGTTTGA
- the yidD gene encoding membrane protein insertion efficiency factor YidD, protein MVLRYAIAGAITGYQKHFSPRKGYCCAYRALHGGPSCSEFGRRVVLRYGVLRFFVLQVRRFARCSNAFAALQAKEHKGKEYSNFPWKACLKNKKVDEAGTCCCMFPL, encoded by the coding sequence ATGGTTCTCCGATACGCAATCGCAGGTGCCATCACCGGCTATCAGAAGCACTTTTCCCCGCGCAAGGGGTATTGTTGCGCGTATCGCGCGCTCCACGGCGGCCCATCATGCTCTGAGTTTGGTCGCCGTGTCGTGCTTCGTTATGGAGTCCTGCGCTTCTTTGTTCTCCAAGTTCGTCGGTTCGCTCGCTGCTCCAATGCGTTTGCCGCGCTCCAAGCGAAAGAACACAAGGGAAAGGAGTACTCAAACTTCCCTTGGAAAGCCTGCCTTAAGAACAAGAAAGTTGATGAGGCTGGCACCTGCTGTTGCATGTTTCCGTTGTAG
- a CDS encoding CDP-alcohol phosphatidyltransferase family protein — MTSVYRLKPAFQALLRPLVKRLARAGVTANAVTVAALAGSVALGCALFFSGQTALFLLLPVWMLLRMGLNAVDGMLAREFGQQSALGAYLNELADVVSDAALYLPFALIAPFGCLSVGAVILLSVIAEMAGAMAPMVGAPRCYDGPMGKSDRALVFGALGLWVGLAGGLPDWLAWSMPAIALAIGASIINRVRSGVRQAVRPHPKG, encoded by the coding sequence ATGACATCAGTCTATCGGTTGAAGCCTGCCTTTCAGGCGCTCCTTCGTCCGTTGGTGAAACGACTGGCCCGGGCAGGCGTTACCGCCAACGCCGTCACAGTCGCCGCGCTCGCGGGGTCCGTCGCGCTGGGATGCGCGCTCTTCTTTTCCGGGCAGACGGCGCTCTTCCTGTTGCTGCCAGTGTGGATGCTGCTGCGCATGGGCCTCAACGCCGTCGACGGCATGCTCGCGCGGGAGTTCGGCCAGCAGAGCGCGCTCGGAGCCTATCTCAATGAGCTTGCCGACGTCGTATCTGATGCCGCGCTATACCTGCCCTTTGCATTGATCGCCCCGTTTGGCTGCTTGTCGGTCGGCGCGGTGATCCTGCTGTCGGTCATCGCCGAGATGGCCGGCGCCATGGCGCCGATGGTCGGGGCTCCCCGGTGCTATGACGGCCCGATGGGCAAGAGCGACCGCGCCTTGGTTTTCGGCGCTCTCGGCTTGTGGGTCGGGTTGGCCGGAGGGCTTCCCGACTGGCTCGCCTGGTCCATGCCCGCCATCGCGCTCGCCATCGGCGCCAGCATCATCAATCGCGTGCGCAGCGGCGTGCGCCAGGCCGTCCGCCCCCACCCTAAGGGATAA
- a CDS encoding integron integrase — protein MDTVSATASSSPRLLDLLRERIRLKHLSIRTEQAYVGWVRRYIIHHGKRHPREMGKVEVESFLTSLAVDRDVSAATQSQALSAILFLYREVLEPPLPWLDEVTRAKRPARLPVVLAVDEVQRLLAAVGNPDMALVLRLLYGTGMRLLEGLRLRVKDVDFCRREILVREGKGAKDRITMLPESLMQPLRAQVAKVKAQHDADLALGRGEVWLPNALAVKYPAAPRAFSWQYVFPAAGLSTDPRSGVVRRHHIDERQVQRAVRRAAASAGINKPASPHTLRHSFATHLLESGYDIRTVQELLGHADVSTTMIYTHVLNRGGRGVRSPLDGMVAG, from the coding sequence ATGGACACGGTCTCCGCTACTGCAAGTTCTTCCCCGCGGCTGCTTGATCTGCTGCGCGAGCGGATTCGGCTCAAGCACCTCAGCATACGTACCGAGCAGGCATATGTCGGGTGGGTCAGACGATACATCATCCACCACGGCAAGCGCCATCCCCGGGAGATGGGCAAGGTGGAGGTCGAGTCGTTTCTCACGTCGCTGGCTGTCGATCGCGATGTAAGTGCGGCGACGCAGTCACAGGCGCTGTCGGCAATCCTGTTTCTCTACCGGGAAGTGCTTGAGCCGCCGCTACCCTGGCTGGACGAGGTGACGCGGGCGAAGCGGCCTGCGCGCCTGCCGGTGGTGCTGGCGGTGGATGAAGTGCAGCGCTTGCTGGCGGCGGTTGGGAATCCCGATATGGCGCTGGTGCTGCGTCTGCTGTACGGCACCGGGATGCGGCTGCTGGAAGGGCTCAGGTTGCGGGTGAAGGATGTGGATTTCTGCCGGCGCGAGATCCTGGTGCGGGAAGGCAAGGGGGCCAAGGACCGGATCACCATGCTTCCCGAATCGTTGATGCAGCCGCTGCGCGCCCAGGTGGCCAAGGTGAAGGCGCAGCACGACGCCGATCTGGCCTTGGGGAGGGGCGAGGTCTGGCTGCCGAACGCGCTGGCGGTGAAGTATCCGGCGGCGCCGCGCGCCTTCAGCTGGCAGTACGTGTTTCCGGCGGCGGGCTTGTCGACCGATCCGCGTTCGGGGGTGGTGCGCCGCCACCACATTGACGAGCGGCAGGTGCAGCGGGCGGTGAGGCGCGCTGCGGCGAGTGCGGGAATCAACAAACCGGCCAGCCCGCACACCTTGCGCCACTCGTTCGCGACCCACCTGCTGGAGAGCGGTTACGACATCCGCACGGTGCAGGAGCTGCTGGGGCATGCGGACGTGTCGACGACGATGATCTACACGCACGTGCTCAATCGGGGTGGCCGCGGGGTGCGCAGTCCGCTGGATGGGATGGTTGCGGGGTGA